TTTTCCCAGGCGGGGGTCAGCTCAGCCACATAGCCTTCAGGCGTCATGCGGTTGTACAGCGCCACTACCTTGGCCTTGCCCAGCCGTGCAAAGCGCGAAAGCGAGGGAATCGTGGCCGTGTTCTCCACTGCAAAGAACGGCACAAAGACCGAGTCGTTCTTGCCATAGTCCATATCGGGCAACAGATACAGAAGCCCACCCTTGCGCACGCAGGAGATGATAGGTTTGACGCCATCGGCGCGGTTGAGCATCTTCACATTACCGAAGCGCTGGCGACCGGCCATGAACCAGGCGTCCAGGTCCGGGTCGGGATTGGTTGCAAAAATGGAGGTGAACTCGCGCTCGGTATTGAGCGGCAATGCCAGCCCGCCGGCATCCATGCTGTAGAAATGCGGTGCAAAGACGATGGTGGGAGCATCGCCTTCTAGCTCATGCGTAGCGCCCACCAGCTTTACGCGGCTGCGCACCAGCTCTTCTGATCCAAACCAAAGCCAGCTTCTGTCGAGAAACGTCTGGCAAAAGACTTCAAAGGACTCTTTCGCCCATGCTTTGCGCTGTGCCTCAGGAACATCGGGGAAGCACAGCTCCAAATTCCGCAGCGCAATACGGCGGCGCTGGCCTGCCACCAAAAACAGCACGCGGCCAATGAATTTGCCCAAACCGCGCAACATGGGCAGCGGCAGCTTGGCCAGCACATGCATGAAGCCAATGGCGATCTTGCTGGCGCTCATGCGTTTTCTCCAGACTTCACAACAGCTGCAGCTTCGCTGCGCTCCACACGCGGCTGCTTGTAGCGGCCGTAGCCCCACAAATACTGCTCAGGGCACTGGCGAATGGTTTTTTCCATGGCCAGATTGATTTGGAGCACGCAAGCATCTAGCGTGGTGGCA
The sequence above is drawn from the Comamonas sp. 26 genome and encodes:
- a CDS encoding lysophospholipid acyltransferase family protein translates to MSASKIAIGFMHVLAKLPLPMLRGLGKFIGRVLFLVAGQRRRIALRNLELCFPDVPEAQRKAWAKESFEVFCQTFLDRSWLWFGSEELVRSRVKLVGATHELEGDAPTIVFAPHFYSMDAGGLALPLNTEREFTSIFATNPDPDLDAWFMAGRQRFGNVKMLNRADGVKPIISCVRKGGLLYLLPDMDYGKNDSVFVPFFAVENTATIPSLSRFARLGKAKVVALYNRMTPEGYVAELTPAWENFPTDDHVADTARMNRELEAAIMTMVPQYYWVHKRFKTRPDGEASLYTKE